In Misgurnus anguillicaudatus chromosome 14, ASM2758022v2, whole genome shotgun sequence, the genomic window CCCCTAAAGTTAATTCAGCAAACTATCATAATTTGACAAATTATTGCCAAATTAGGTACAAAAAAGACTGAACATTCATTACCAATATAATGTAACAAGTACTTGCATTTCCACATTGTAAAAAAGGTTGATTCAACtcaaaaaagtaagttaccttaaaattttgagttaatttaatatatataagtcgaaataactcaaaattttaactttttttaatttgaacCAACAAACCTGTTTGTACAGTGCATCTGTTACAGAAACACAAAGCTAAAAATAAAAAGGTTAACACAAGTTTTCAATCAGCCATCCACAAAAACAGACTGCTACCAAATGTAGAAAAATCCTGAACGATTTGGCATCTTAGCTACTTCAAGGACAAATCCAATACATCTTTAAATGGGATTAGTATGAAACGAATACTCTTGCAATCGTTACACTTCCGTAATTTCATTACTGGTCAAATAGCAAAAGGAAGGGTGGATGTTGTCCTTCCTGTCTTTCCATTCTGTTATGATTGCTGTGTAGGAACCCAGACAGCGTTGCTTATTCTGACTGTAGTTTACATGCATGCGAGCTCTTGCATAGGATTGGCTGCAGCGGTTTGGTGATGTCACTTGATAGGAATGAGCTGTCAGTCACCCTGGCTGATGGCATGCAATCTACGAATACCATCCTGGACACAGCCAGCCTGATACTGTACATCAGATCAAAGCTGGCAAATGACGTTCTTATGAGAAGACTATAAGGCTTGTTCATATCATACAGTAGTTtaaagtcattattttctcTTCATATCTACTTTCAACAAAGAGCACTTCAGGTGGGACTACGATAACAAGTGTATCAGTCAGATACACTCGGGTACAATTACCAACAGACATGCAAGCTCTTATCTGGGGCTGTTTGACTGACTATGGGCAAGTTACCCTCAGCTCACCTGTCCTACATTTCAATATGAAAGAGCGCAATCTACTAAACTCACAGgagaacaaagataaaaaacataGATAGAGAAAAAAGCATTGTGTTTTATgactctatgtgtgtgtgtgttaatgaGTCTGTGTTAGGGAGTATGGGAAAACAGGCGGTAATaaaaaaaacgaacaaaaacacaaaaaaagttcAGAGGTCTTGTGTTCAACAATAATCTTCCTTTAAAATGGCAAGACTTATGTGTGTTCTGTAAATCCCATGGTTTATTCCTACTTCCGGaaaaccaaaataaaataataaccgAATACTTCCCACAGCTTTATCAGCAATAAATACAGCACAatttttagtgttttcaagTGAGAATACTTTGCACACAACATTATCATGCTTTAAAAAAGGTTTGGGTTTTAACAAgggaacttaaaataaaataaatagttttcaAAAAATAATTGGCTCAGATATGTTAAACAGTTATACAGAGAAAACCGACTCTCACATATGCGAAGtcaatggggcgtacacaccaaacgcgaattcaaCGAGTAAAttgcatacaaagtcaatggatacTCGTGTGAGGCGATGCGAATGAGGCAATTTGGGCGGCACGATTGCCgcaaaaacacgcgctattcgcctcaaacgcgacttcgcacaagttgaaaatattaaagcaacactaaagagtttttttaccttgaatggtgaacggcactttcacattcgctttgcagccctctatcggccaaaaccgcactaaagaagtttccaactgtcgggtcgcggtcctgtagttcgagtgaaaactacaaaaacttgctttacggcaagttacaatccaatcagagccagctttgctgcagtagcctaaattatttacgacagtggtaatggacaattccgctttcaacccgtagggggagcaaagagcaaaaactctttagtgttgctttaaactcaagcaaaaaatttgcatgacaaaGTTAAGTCTAATCTAAGGGCGAAAAACGTGTCAAACGTGTTGGACGTTGATCAAGTCAGTTCAGTTAAAGGGTGGAGAGAAAGTGTCATCTTCATACCTTTCTCAGAAAAATGTTGCCACTAATATGATTTATATGACATGATTCTTATAATCCAGAATCAAACCAGATAATGAAGTAATAAAATGCATCAAATTGAAATGTGGTTAGAGAGTATCAAGGGCAAGAAATAAAGTAATATAGAGAATATAAAACAGGTAAAAATCAATTAGGGAAACATCAGCTTTCTATCAAAAGATACTGAAAGTTTATTCTTCTTTGCCTTGCTGTTGTTTTCTTCATTTGTTCTTGCATTTCATCAGTAAAGTCCGTGTGTTGTGTGTTGGCTCACATGATGGTACAGCACTTGCAGGGTTTTTTATCCTTGGTTTTGTCCTCAGCAGCGCCCCCCTCAGGCTGCCCTTTTTCTTCTGCTGCCTCGGGGTCTTCAGCCTTTGGTGGATCTGCTGGGCTGCCATTAGGAGGCGCCTGTTCCTGCTTTGTGTCTGTGGTGGTAGTGGTGGTCTTGGCATCTCCATCCTCGATGACCACCACCTCTGCCTTCACGGTTGTACTCTCCATCCCCAGAACCTTCTTTGTTTCATCTTCGTCTTCCACGTTCTGATAGCCCATGAATACCATGGTGACCGGATGGTCTGCACTGGCCCCGCCCACTTCCGCCTGTGGGGGCGCAGGGTTCGCTTCTACACCGGTGATATCCTTCATGGGTGCTGAGCCGGACACAGCCGGAACTGCATCTTTCATCGCCTTCTCGGTTTCTTTAGCTTTTTCTCGTTCCAGCTTAGGTGTGGTCCTGCTACTCTCGTTCATGGTCACCTCATCAGCTTTGTGGAGGAGCTCGTCCACCTCTGAGGAGCTGAGCTGGTGAACACCATTGGTTACTGCTCCATCCACAGCATGCACCACTACATAGAGAAAAAGAAAACAGACTGAGTCAAGAAAAAGAGTCAATCAGAAAGCTGAAACACTTCTAGGTACGCAAGCTCATCTTTACACATTATGATGTGAATGTGTCAGATGAGCAGTAAGTAGGCTGCATCATtcttaggggttgtgcacaccaaaacttttaaacgcagcTGAAAACGTCTGGAGGACTCTGAATggcagctgttttttcagctgagcgccagctttcttcagctgaacaCTTTGGTAGTTGTGATACTTCAGATGTgagctggtttgatgctgtggaAATGTctcgcccctcctccactgtgattggacggccgtgtgagaactatcattgacgagcggagcttttcacccaaagttgaatatttttcaactctcggcgctgAACGCAGAAAAAACGccgagcgccggttttcagcacAGAAGAAAACcactagctgctggcttatttgaaaaacgctgagcttccattggaaacaattgaaaacatgtgctggccgcgggcgtaaatgttttggtgtgcacgcccccttattgttgctgcaaaatatcttcttctaTTGTCagttttcaaacaaaaaatatgtaagAAGCATATTGCCGAGCAAGTTAGCTAAAGTGAACATTTCTACACAAATGACAAATCTAGCTATTTTGATGGCGTTAAAAAACTAAAAGTGGGGAAAATctcattatacatttttttcctCCAATACATGATGGCCATTATTAGCACCCCTAGAACTTATATTCCCATTCGTACTTAAATTTTTCAGCACACAAGAGTGACTATGTGACtataaacatgacattgtccAGCCATGACTTCCTGTTTCACAGGAGTAGACACTTTGATCTTCCTgtaggtcgaagtgctgcaaactaagtgctcttccaccatacaataaaatcgccacgttttattttgtgccaccactactcatgtaacagtctttaaataggaaaaacatggaagtgtttggtgtcttctatattcatccctgtttggatcctaaggaatgaatggggctaggctaaatgctaacacattcacaacgcgctggacaaagattaagtgcacgcattgaaaaaaatataggtatgtattaatttgtctaagttgatgtaagaacatagtaaaatattgaaaaactgtggtgttttcctttaatcttAGAagtcaaaattaatttaatttaatgttggggcgtacatcacgactgtaacatcacagttggtgttatgttgagattggcctgttttccagctgtcttttgtatgtaaacaacagtgtttgaggctcatgatatgtcattcccatgtacagaactcttattatttatctatGCCTGGGTAAACACAGTTTTATAATCTATAGCACCTAACCTGAACCCCGAAGAAAGTTAGTGGGGTGAACTGAGGAAAACCTTGGAATTTGAAGGACCTAGAGCAGTGGTCATCAACCCTGTCCCTGGAGATCTACCCATCCTGTAGATCTCCAGAAACAGGGTTGGTGACCAGTGATCTAAAGAGATGCTATATAGAAGAATAGTCTTCAATCTTGGCAGGTCTTTTACAACCTCATCAAATAATATTAGAGAATACTCAGAGCTGATATCTTGGCAAAGGGTGGTAGAGTAAAAGGTATCGAATACAAGGTGGCCAATAATTTTGGCAAACGTGTATTGGAGAAAAAAGGGATTCAAAAATGAGGTTCCCCTTCCCCCCATTTTCAATAGTTttcctttaattttaatttagtttttatagGGAAGGTcacttaaataaaaacaatgatttTCACACCCTTCTTTGCTCTAATTTACCAAGGGTGCAAATAAATCTGACAAGGACTGTACACTAATAGAGACATAATGCTTTTCCAGAGCACTATGCTTCTTATTTTACAAAGCCCTAAATATAAGAGTATGCATCATTATAATGTAAACCTTAACAAAAATAGTGTTCATACAAACTGCAAGTTTACAAAAAGGGAAGGGTTTATAATGAAGTGAATTAATTGCGTGTACCAATTGTACCCACTAGCAAAACGCAAGTAAAGCATAGTTAGTGAAGGGTAGTATTTCAAGTGCACTTCACTTGCTAGAAGTGGTCACTTGATTAATAAACTGGGAAAGTGTGATAGGTTGGAAAACAAAGCAGGACGCAAGCAAACAGTGCTCTACTGGTGTTAGTACTACTAGCAGCCAGTAACATTAGCATTACAAAAGCTTTAAAAAGTGCCAGCCATCAGTTAAGCAAATAG contains:
- the palm1a gene encoding paralemmin 1a isoform X4 — translated: MEMSESVSQQERLQAIAEKRKRQTEIENKKRQLEDDRRQLQHLKSKSLRERWLLDGAPTAGPEEDETKKQLREDEAKTRGLEETIMRLEKELEELEAGVSATSTKENLSDAVQEDITSIIETKVVTDSVKVVHAVDGAVTNGVHQLSSSEVDELLHKADEVTMNESSRTTPKLEREKAKETEKAMKDAVPAVSGSAPMKDITGVEANPAPPQAEVGGASADHPVTMVFMGYQNVEDEDETKKVLGMESTTVKAEVVVIEDGDAKTTTTTTDTKQEQAPPNGSPADPPKAEDPEAAEEKGQPEGGAAEDKTKDKKPCKCCTIM
- the palm1a gene encoding paralemmin 1a isoform X2; its protein translation is MEMSESVSQQERLQAIAEKRKRQTEIENKKRQLEDDRRQLQHLKSKSLRERWLLDGAPTAGPEEDETKKQLREDEAKTRGLEETIMRLEKELEELEAGVSATSTKENLSDAVQEDITSIIETKVVTDSVKAMYSVEITVEKDRVTGKTKVLSTNTLLPKDLSQQGVKVYEDDRKVVHAVDGAVTNGVHQLSSSEVDELLHKADEVTMNESSRTTPKLEREKAKETEKAMKDAVPAVSGSAPMKDITGVEANPAPPQAEVGGASADHPVTMVFMGYQNVEDEDETKKVLGMESTTVKAEVVVIEDGDAKTTTTTTDTKQEQAPPNGSPADPPKAEDPEAAEEKGQPEGGAAEDKTKDKKPCKCCTIM
- the palm1a gene encoding paralemmin 1a isoform X3 → MEMSESVSQQERLQAIAEKRKRQTEIENKKRQLEDDRRQLQHLKSKSLRERWLLDGAPTAGPEEDETKKQLREDEAKTRGLEETIMRLEKELEELEAGVSATSTKENLSDAVQEDITSIIETKVVTDSVKEVKVHVSPRLEKYEGDFEMMKTVVHAVDGAVTNGVHQLSSSEVDELLHKADEVTMNESSRTTPKLEREKAKETEKAMKDAVPAVSGSAPMKDITGVEANPAPPQAEVGGASADHPVTMVFMGYQNVEDEDETKKVLGMESTTVKAEVVVIEDGDAKTTTTTTDTKQEQAPPNGSPADPPKAEDPEAAEEKGQPEGGAAEDKTKDKKPCKCCTIM